A single window of Acetohalobium arabaticum DSM 5501 DNA harbors:
- the yunB gene encoding sporulation protein YunB has product MYLSLKRLLALILIATLLFAFLFVILIEIKLRPIFHSISKTKVSTMVTKLVNQAIQQKSKEFTYGDLVKLKTDAEGNVVFMQPNIQKINHVSSRLALEIQSSLKKIKGKDIELPLLQVFGIDILADYGPKLDVRVIPYSSINTDIVDYFQSAGINQTRHKIDLQVIVNTRVVIPFLSEDIQIDTTVPLTEAVIVGDVPEVYVDLKNGLFGSSEADNKTNDN; this is encoded by the coding sequence TTGTATCTATCGCTAAAAAGATTATTGGCCTTAATATTAATAGCTACTCTTTTATTTGCTTTTCTTTTTGTAATTTTAATAGAGATCAAACTCAGACCTATATTCCATAGTATATCTAAAACTAAGGTTTCTACTATGGTAACTAAATTAGTTAATCAGGCGATACAGCAGAAGTCAAAAGAATTTACATATGGTGATTTAGTTAAGCTTAAGACTGATGCAGAGGGTAATGTTGTTTTTATGCAGCCTAACATTCAAAAAATAAATCATGTCTCTTCCCGGTTAGCACTTGAGATTCAGTCATCTTTAAAGAAAATTAAAGGGAAGGATATAGAGTTACCATTGTTACAGGTGTTTGGGATTGATATTCTAGCTGATTATGGACCTAAATTAGATGTTAGAGTTATTCCTTATAGTTCTATAAATACTGATATTGTTGATTACTTTCAATCTGCTGGTATTAATCAAACAAGACATAAGATTGATTTACAGGTTATTGTTAATACTAGAGTAGTTATTCCGTTTTTGAGTGAAGATATTCAGATTGATACTACTGTTCCGTTAACGGAAGCAGTAATAGTTGGTGATGTACCTGAAGTCTATGTCGATTTAAAGAATGGATTATTTGGAAGTAGTGAAGCAGACAATAAAACAAATGATAATTAG
- a CDS encoding PRC-barrel domain-containing protein, with protein sequence MNKGYEVIDLPVVNLETGKEIGDVKDVVFDPDTERIVGLIVEGGGFFKGDRMIPYDQLYSMGDDAVTIKDESALSDLDDTKDYLIDNPGDVIGSKVVTDDGKELGIIEDIILNPDDGNRDSYEITDGLVHDILDGRGVLSVSNELKYGEDVVVVSNLEDYQELNNQQSTKEE encoded by the coding sequence ATGAATAAGGGATATGAGGTTATAGATTTGCCAGTAGTTAACTTGGAGACTGGTAAAGAAATAGGGGATGTTAAAGATGTAGTTTTTGATCCAGATACAGAGAGGATTGTCGGTTTGATTGTAGAAGGAGGCGGCTTCTTTAAAGGCGATAGAATGATCCCTTATGATCAACTATACAGTATGGGTGACGATGCTGTAACTATTAAAGATGAGTCTGCTTTAAGTGACCTTGATGATACAAAAGATTATTTAATTGATAATCCTGGTGATGTGATAGGATCTAAAGTAGTTACTGATGATGGTAAAGAACTGGGGATAATTGAGGATATTATTTTAAATCCTGATGACGGCAATAGAGATAGTTATGAAATCACTGATGGCTTGGTACATGATATATTGGATGGTCGGGGCGTATTGAGTGTTTCAAATGAATTAAAGTATGGTGAAGATGTAGTAGTTGTATCTAATCTAGAGGACTATCAAGAATTAAATAACCAACAATCAACTAAGGAGGAATAA
- a CDS encoding AI-2E family transporter yields MLVAIIYFLYLVRIVLLPFVLAIFIVYLVNPFVKLLINRGVSRNLALVLIFIIVVGGLFLVGFFAAPPLIEELNALANRIPQYSIEIQKIIDSVTQKYQRFKLPSTFQLVVDNAIERIQNIILQFVERTTEVIIGILSRFFSLIMAPILAFYMLKDIETIKKNFWTLIPKESRKDIKQLLKKIDKVLIDYLKGQLLVSVVVGLLSMLGLYLLDINFYLIIGIFAGIMNLIPYLGVVFGILPAVFVASFKSFQSILEVIVMFAFVQQLEGSLISPKIVGDKVGLHPILIIFSLLVGGELLGIIGMLLAVPVAGIIKVILNHYISRAIKINKGES; encoded by the coding sequence CTGTTAGTAGCTATAATTTATTTTCTATATTTAGTTAGAATAGTTCTGCTGCCTTTTGTTTTGGCGATCTTTATTGTTTATCTAGTAAATCCTTTTGTTAAGTTATTAATTAATAGAGGTGTAAGTCGGAATTTAGCCTTGGTCTTAATCTTTATAATAGTAGTAGGGGGTCTCTTTTTGGTTGGCTTCTTTGCGGCTCCGCCTCTAATTGAAGAATTAAATGCTTTGGCTAATAGAATTCCGCAGTATAGTATTGAAATACAGAAGATTATTGATTCTGTTACTCAGAAGTATCAGCGGTTTAAACTGCCGTCTACCTTTCAATTAGTTGTGGATAATGCTATTGAAAGGATTCAGAATATAATCCTTCAGTTTGTAGAACGGACTACTGAAGTCATTATCGGCATTCTATCGAGATTTTTTAGCCTTATAATGGCTCCAATACTGGCCTTTTATATGTTGAAAGATATAGAAACAATTAAGAAGAATTTCTGGACGCTGATTCCTAAGGAAAGCCGCAAGGATATCAAGCAGTTGTTAAAAAAGATTGATAAAGTATTGATTGATTATCTTAAAGGACAACTGTTGGTTTCGGTGGTAGTAGGTCTTTTATCAATGTTAGGTCTGTATCTTTTAGATATTAATTTTTATTTAATTATTGGAATTTTTGCTGGAATAATGAATTTGATTCCTTATCTTGGAGTTGTGTTTGGAATTCTACCAGCTGTTTTTGTAGCTTCCTTTAAGTCTTTTCAGTCAATCCTGGAGGTTATAGTGATGTTTGCTTTTGTCCAACAGTTAGAGGGTAGTTTGATTTCTCCTAAAATAGTTGGGGATAAAGTGGGACTGCATCCGATTCTGATTATTTTTTCTTTATTAGTAGGGGGAGAGTTATTAGGAATTATTGGAATGTTACTGGCAGTTCCTGTTGCTGGTATAATCAAAGTAATACTTAATCATTATATCAGTCGAGCCATAAAGATAAATAAAGGTGAAAGTTGA